A region of the Cucurbita pepo subsp. pepo cultivar mu-cu-16 chromosome LG14, ASM280686v2, whole genome shotgun sequence genome:
CTTCACTACTGTACAGGCAGCTGTCGATGCTGTGTTGAATATGAGCTCCAAACGAAGCTTAATATGGATCAACACTGGAATCTACTTGTAAACTCTTTATATAAATAACACCTGttgtaaattacaaaaataccctttgactttgtttttgttttataactACCCTTATTTATAGATGATAAGACGAGATTGACCTACATGGAACGTgatgttttgttgtttttttttagtgagaAGGTGATGGTTCCGAGATTGAAACCGAACGTGACATTTCAAGGACAAGGCTACACAACCACGGCTATTGTTTGGAACGACACCGCCAATTCTTCGCATGGCACATTTTACAGCGGCTCCGTCCAAGTCTtctcttccaattttattGCCAAGAACATAAGCTTCATGgtaatttctaattaattataaattataactttttttaatcttagattataaactcatgatcatcttctaaattagctgaggtgggacttttatcatccaaccCCTCCCCTTAAACAAAGTATGTCTCCCCTTAGTCGAGGCTGGGCTCCTTTGAAGtcttagttattttttactgcctttgagtaggcttgactccttttcttttggagccatttgttcgatatttgagaatttaccaatctattggcacgagtAAGTATAGAgcttgactctaatactatgtCAGACCAAGATAACTCTCATgtctttgctttgagcttcctaAAACAATGGGCATTGGATTTTCATCCTCCAATGTGtattaaattaaccaataaattttaaatctaaaaaagaaattcccAAACCCATAGAAAGCAAAATAAATACTCCCCGCGAAATTATAAGTAAACATTTTGGTGCCTTGGCAGAATGTGGCGCCAATTCCAGGGCCGGGCGTCATCGGAGCACAGGCGGTGGCGATTCGGATCGGCGGAGACCAGGCGGCGTTTTGGAACTGCGGATTCTTTGGCGCTCAAGACACTCTCCACGATGACCGCGGCCGCCATTACTTCAAGGATTGCTACATCCAAGGCTCCATCGATTTCATCTTCGGAAACGGAAGATCCTACTACGAGGTAAAAATCGGAGCCCTAGTTTTTTCGCCGATTTCGATTTGACGATAAATTTCTGAATCGCGATTATGAAAACCTTGCCGCATTGTAGAGTTGCCAGATGATTTCGATGGCGAATCCAGTTCCGCAAGGATCAAAGTTCGTGAACGGAGCCGTGACGGCGCACGGCAGAGCCTCCGCAGACGAGAACTCTGGATTTGCTTTTGTTAATTGTAGCATCGGTGGAACCGGCCGAGTGTGGCTCGGTCGCGCGTGGCGGCCGTTCTCTCGCGTCGTCTTTGCTAACACCGTCATGACGGATATTATTGCGTCGGAGGGATGGAATGACTTTAATGACCCCGCAAGGGACCAGtacgttttcttttttctaattacGAAATTATCCACtaaatttaaaaccataattattatttaaggaATTTTgataatggaaaaaaattgaaatttgcaGGACGATCTTCTATGGGGAGTACAACTGCAGTGGAGCAGGAGCCAACATGAGCGCAAGGGCTCCCTATGTTCAGAGGCTCAATGATACTCAAGCTTCCCCTTTCCTCAACCTCTCCTTCATTGATGCTGACCAATGGCTTCAACCCTATTagttctctccttttctttNTGCAACCCTATTAGTtctcctccttttctttcatacattctcattattttttatttattaataataatcattaattatattataaatatattgcCCCATTAATCTTCTtttgattatattataattttaaatttgtaaaattattaCCGTACgtaatgtaaataataatggaCGAACACTCaagatcattccctaaattagccgatgtgggactttcatcatcaaacAAAGTACGAGACATGGCTctactttcatcatccaacatgggtattctttgattttctttgattataaacccatgatcattttcatcatccaacacctcccctcaaacaaagtacgaGACATGACTCTAATAATATGTTAGaagaacacgactctccacagtggtataatattgtccaatttgaatataagctctcatagatTTGCTTTGTGCTCCTAAAAGAcatcgtaccaatagagagtTTGTTTTATTACAAACGCATGACCATCCCCTAAATTAGcgaatgtgggactttcatcatccaacaatctCGACTATTAATGGTTTGCTTAATAAGGTTCTTCgagattgaaattttaattttaatattaaattaaatatttttatttttaaatataaaacattaacgaaaaagaaaaggagcaaAATATATAGATCAAATTagtaatttcaataatattcgaTTTTagactttattttattttattttataaaaagaaaaaaggaaaaaaaaaaattgcgaGGTTTAATTACTTCTCCTTTTCCTCGCTCGAACTGTAGCGCCAAAATCGTCTCCCGAGCAGGTATGAAGCTCTCTGAATCTTCTCCATTGTCTTCCCCTTTTGTTACTTAATCTTGATTCATCTTCCTCCAGTTATCTACTCGTAATCTTCGATTAGGGTTTGGATTTAAGCGTTCATCGATTTTTGAGttattgttttattctttCGTTATTGTTCGTCGCTTTTTTTCGATCTCTCAATCGAAATATCTTTCCGTGAATGTTGcattgttttcattgtttgattttgtggAACTGTGGAGCTTGCCACTTACTTCTAATGGTTTTATGTAGTGATCGCTTTTTGGTTCTGAACTTCGAGTTCCTTCTGAGAtgatcaagttttttttttttaaattttattatactGTTCATGTACTATTAGTTATATTAATTGAAACAGATAATGAGAAGTTATTTGATCATTTGTTGGTTCTCTGCTTTTAGTTGCATGTTGTTTTCCTTGCCTGTTCGTGGCTTAGAGGCGAAGCATTGTTCTGGATATTAGGTGTTTGATGCCTGATTTTAACTTAGAAAAGTAGTAGCTTAAGTGacgtttacattttttttttcctctggTTTTTGTGTTGGAGATTTAGGAAAAAGATCGGCTCAAGCGAAACCAGCTGTGTCTACAATGAAAACTAACAGACCCCTAATTGCAGCTGAGCCAGCTATGAATTTGGGAGATGTTTGTGACGAAATTTGCAGTTTAATCAGGGAAGGGCTTAGGGTAGTTGCTGCTAGACAGACTAATGAAGAACATAATAGCAAGTTCAATCAGTTTTTTGTCTGTCAACCTCCTTGGTTTGGAGAGGATACCGACCCCTTAGTTGCTAAACGCTGGGTTTTGGGGTTAGAGAACATCTTTGATTGCATAGGCTGTTCAGACGAGCAAAACGTTTCCTTTGCTTGTTTAAGACTGAAAGATTCAGCACTTTCTTGGTGGATAGTGTCAAAAAGATACTTGAATGCTGACGGGGCTGCAGTGACATGGGAGAAGTTTAAGGACTTATTCTATAAGAGATATTTCCCTAGTTGGTTGAAGCATGAGAAGCATCGTGAACTCTGGAAGTTGGGACAAGGAAACAGAACCGTGATTGAGTATGATGAAGAATTCATTACCTTGTCTTCTCTTGTTTCTGAACTAAATCCAGACGATTCTTTGGAAGCTAGGCTGTTCTATGAAGGCTTAAGGCCAGATATTAGTCGACAACTTTGCTTCACGGATAACGTGTCGTACTCCGATCTTAGAAACTCGGCGTTACTGGTGGAACAGTGCCTTAACCGTAAAGATGTTTGaagtagaaagaaaagggTAGCAGCAAATCAGATGGGAGGTTTCAGTTATGGATCATCCTCACCTTTCAATGCCTGCTTATGAATAGTTATAGTTCTCTTAAAGTTAGGAAGTTTATAATGGtaatgctttgttcttcctCCCAAAAACAGAATTCCACTCTCCCTCTCTGGTTTAGGCTTTTGGCAATGGTTGTCCTTATACTTCTGTTGCTTTTGTTAGGTGGAGTTCATTGGCTTAATGTGTCTCTACAGCTACTTTATGTTCTTTGTTCCATTTCCTCGCACTAATGTGTCCATTGGtagtttgttctttgtttcatttcatttcaatataGTTTCAATATAGTTATTAAGACAACATATCAGCATCCTGTTCGAACGTGCTTAGCACTCGATCCAAAGCCAATCGCAGTCTACCGAGCCATGAACAAGCTAATTTATTCCGAACACAAGAACAAGCTAATCTGGAAATGTTACATTTCAATCAAAAGGAACACAAGAATACACAACCAAAACGAGGGAAGGGAGGGAGTGACTGAGCAAAGAAGCCGCGGATTAGgtcctcttcctcttcaagAATATCATATTGCTCATCTGAACCTACATATTTAGAACTTACCTAAAGCAAATATTAGATCCATTCTTTGGGGTTGATGCATGCATCCAGTAATTTCCATTCTTCACTTCCCTCTTCTGGTTTCTGCATATCCAAACAACCAAATTTAGAACACAGTTTTTTCCTCAAGTAATTCATGTCATCCAAGAAGATCTTACATGGTCATATTCCCATCTAGCTGTTAGAGGAAGAGAAACTAAAATACTTTCAATCCGACCTCCTGTTTTCAGTCCAAATGTAGTACCTCGATCGTAAACCTGCCGTTCgagaaaacaatttttaaacttGGCAGGCAAAATTTAAGTTATAACATGTTCTTCCAACACTTCATTGCCAGAATGCATACCAAGTTGAATTCGACATAGCGGCCCCTGCGCAGTTGTTGCCATGCTTTGTTCTGTTCAGTAAATGGGGtatcctttcttctctctatgATGGGTATGTAGGCAGAAACCACAGAATTGGCACACTCTGTAATACAGGCAGCAACAGAATTGCATATATTATCACAGACGTCAAGTGGGAAAAGAGGATCAATTCATTTCACATTTTCTAGTGTAATTACCGGTGGCAAATGATAGAAGCATCTCCTGATCGTAGTCGTTTAGATCATCAAAAAATATTCCTCCAAGTCCTCGTCTTTCGCCTCGGTGCtgcaataaaattataacttcAAATCGTTTGATGTTGCATCATTCTGGTTTCTTAAAAGCAGTTGCATCGTTCGCTATAgtaaacaagaacaaaagtaTAAGAATGATGAAATACCTTGATGTAGAAGTAGTCATCACACCATTTTTTGAATCGAGGATAGAAGGATGGATCAAATTTGTCACAAGCACTTTTTTGTACCTAAATAAGCAGCAGTTGTGGCAAGGATGAACAAATAAGATTTAACAAGTAACGAAAATACTCGAAATAAAGTCGATGTGGATGAACACAAATGCCTGTAAGACTGTCGAATACCGACATTAGTAAGGACGATTATGATGCAGAACTACATAAGAGACATCTCTTAACACCTGAAGGATGAAAGAGAAGTTATTTACCGAATGGAAATGCTTGACATCTTCCTCAAAGATGTAAGAAGGAGTTAAATCAGTCCCACCACCAAACCACCATTGCCTTGGTGCACCAGGAACATCTGCAGatcatgaaaatgaagaatatatGAAAAGTTGCACCCTTTCTCATTGTGAATCGTTCTGGAAGTTTAACACAAATTAGTGCCAATATGGAGGAACACCATGGAGGATAAAAATTGAATGTTACtactaccgctagcagatattgttcgctttggcccgttacctattgccgtcagcctcatggttttaaaacacgtatactagggagaggtttccacacccttataagcaatcttcaaccgatgtcggacttcacagtccaccccccttggggctAGCGTTTTTGTTGtcacactgcccagtgtccgactctgataccatttgtaacagctcaagcccaccgctagcacatattgtctgctttatcCTGTTACGTAtcccatcagcctcacggttttaaaacgcgtctactggggagaggtttccacactcttataaggaatgtttcattccccgtccaaccaacgtgggatctcacatagaACATGATAGAACATGACATCTTATGACCCACTATCAATCTCTCTTACCCAAAGAGAAAAGGCCTATTTTTCATATCAACTTTAAGCTTGATCGATGAGATAAACTAGAAGGAGACTCTCAAGCTGGTGGCAAATAACTAATGGAGGATCTACCACACTCTGATACTTAAGCTTCATCTAATTCTCCACACTCTTGACAATACAAAAGTAAGAATGCTTGCCTAAGTGAAAATAACGTATGGAAAGATATATCTGTACCTTTAGGAGCATCAGTCTCGAAATATCTGTAGTTGAAATGCAAAGTTGGTGCAAATGGGTTCTTAGGATGTAAAACCTGCAACATTTTACGCCTTGCTTAAGCAACAATGGTAACAGAACGCAGGGCTTTGAATTGCAACGAAAGCAGATCAATAAatggaaagcaaaagaaacaaaagaagaagagaagaaattacGAACTGAGCTAATGCCAGCGGCAAAGAAAGGAATAGGCCCAGGCTTGTGATCCCCAGCAGCAGCTTTGGCAGCTCTGTAAGCATCAGGAGGCATAACTCCATACACAACCGAGACATTAACGCCAGCCTTCTCCCACACAGCACCATCCTGAAGAACCCTACTGATACCGCCGCCACCACCAGGTCTAGACCAAACATCCTCCTTAAACTTCCCCCCACCATCCGCTTCCTCAATGGCCTTGCAAACACTATCCTGAGCATCCCTAATCATCTTCTCGAAACGAGCCCTAATCGACGAGGAGCCGGAAGAGATGCCTCCCGTGGCCTCATCGTATTCCGTAAGGAACGTATCGGGACGGACGGCGATGGGGGTTTCCTTCTCGATTGAAACAGCCATGGTGAAATTCTTCCTGGAGAACAgagatttcttcttcaaattagCGAAATGGAAACCAAATGGCTTCCGAGTAGTAACAGCTAAAAACgctttggaagaagaagaagaagaaggtgaaAAAGCGAAGGGAGTAAAAGGGGCGGAGGATGAACAGGAAGGAGAGAAAATGGCGGTGGACGGCATAGCTTTAAGGATTGAAGAGAAGGATGAAGAATTGAAGATCTATATAGAGGGAAGAACAAAggaaaacgaagaagaagaagaaggaagaattgCAGTGAAGGAGGATAAGGAACCCCACCAACGAAGATTTCCTTCTCCATCGCCTAATCGTttaccgtttttttttttttttttttccctaattttactgaaattaataattctattttatttttattttaaaaaaaaacattttatttgtctttttttttttttttttttttttttttttttttttttttttttttttttttttttttttttttNTTTTGTAAACTAAGCATAAACATCCAATTTGgctaataaaattaatttcatttaatacgTAATGAGGTGGGTGGCCGGAAAACGGACCCAGTTAGACGGTCAAAACTAACGGACGTTACGGTGCGTTGACGCGACGGTAATCCACGCGCGCTCGCCCACGGTAAATCGTCCCTTGTATTTTAACAACTTCCGTCAGAAACAGTGAACCGGACGAGGTTTATGCAATAAACCGGtggaaattaaagaaagaaagagttggggaatttaataattatttaattttgtgtttagtccattttgttaaattttttatttttttttttgtcggtgtcttctattttaattatcatatttaacttttttttaggcTCGGGAATCGAAGCTAGTCCTGAGCCTAAGCCTCGTCAGGCTTCAGGCTTGTTCCGAAGCTAGGCAGGATCGGGAACCCAGACCCAACATCCGACCCACGGCCCAACATCAATGCGCGCGTCTAGTATTCGGCCCACAGTCCTTGGACCCCGCCCATTCCTTCAGTGCCAGCCCATGCTAGCAGTCACGACCCAGCCCAGTCGCCCCATGACCCGACCCTGCGCCGCCATCTTTGTGTACGGCTCGCCGTCGACTCGGCTAGCTCGACTTGCTTCCTTGTAATGGAAGAACAGagatatgaattttttatattttaattaattaataataaaaccttAATTAGtccatatatataaaaaaaaaagttttaaaataaaaaatctattattatcatatatatatatataaatagtttATTCTTCATCCATTCAGAGAATAGATAATTACAGAATTTAGATCAGGAAAAAACCCTTGATCTATGTATTATATGAATCATCAACCTCCGATTTCCAGCTGAAATTCATCGACCATGGCGCTACATTCATCCGAAAGCCTCGCCGGCGGAGAATCAGTAATCAGAGTTCAAAACTTAGTCGAAGCACAGCCGTCTCAGGTCCCGCCCCAATACATCCAGCCGCCGCATCACCGTCCTTCCGCCACTAGCACTTCCACCGACCTCAGAATTCCGGTGATCGACCTTTTCGGATTCGATTCGGACCACAGAGACGCTGTTCNCCGTTCGAGCCGCCGTTGGGCGAGCATCCAGCGAATGGGGAGCTTTTCATGTGATCAATCATGGAATTCCTTCATCATTGTTGAGCCAGATGAGGACTGCggctctctctttctttagAGATTGTCCCGTCTCTTATAAGCTCGCATACGCTTGCGATCCTAAATCCTTTGCTTCCGAGGGTTATGGCACACAAATGCTCGTCGATAAAGAAGTCGACTCGCAGGCTTCGGCGCTTGACTGGAGAGATTATTTCGATCACCATACGCTGCCGCTTTCACGCCGCAATCTTTCTAATTGGCCTCACTTTCCTTCCGGTTACAGGGAGCTTATGGCTCAGTACAGTGATTGTATGAAATTGCTTGCTCAGCGGCTCCTAGCCGTTATCTCTGAAAGTATTGGGCTGCCTTCGTCGTGGATGGAGGACGCCATCACTGGGATGGGTGGGGAAGAAAATTTTTATCAGAATATTACTGTCAGTTATTACCCTCCATGTCCTCAGCCTGGCTTGACGCTTGGTCTGCAAACCCATTCCGACATTGGCGCCATCACTCTACTAATACAAGATGATGTTGAGGGCCTTCAGGTTCTCAGCGGGCAAGGAGATTGGGTCACTGTTCAGCCTCTGTCTCCTGATGCCATTGTCGTCATTTTGGCCGACCAAACTGAGGTTAGATTATGCCTCCGTTTCTATTTTGTCCTATCTTTGATGAACCAGCATTTGCAAAATCCATCATCTGCTTTGATGTTACTCGTTCCTCTGAATTATCCATGCCCGGTGAATGGCAATTAGCAGGCAAGCTTATGTTCTGTTTCCTTTAGTCCAGCTACTGAATTATAACGAAGTAAGAGACTAAATAAgtatggaggaggaggaggagctaTATGGAAATTATCTAAGTGAGTATTGGGGAATGGATATAGAATTTCAAgtagtttttctttctaaattgtTTTAGAATCAAAATAACTGTGGGAATCATCATGACATCTCCACCCTTTCAAGGAAATAGTAGAATGAGAACGATTCAGGACCAATGAATTTACTTGGGTGCCGATCAGttctttaatgaaaaatatggtATTGGCCACAGAGACAATGGTCTAGGTTCATGTATTTTTGTGAATTGAATTGGGTTCTTGCCCTT
Encoded here:
- the LOC111810058 gene encoding probable pectinesterase 8 isoform X2; the protein is MNHNNLLVNIALSSLVPLFLALLLVVIPTPPFLTVPDDSLSCHHHHRKPSADEEDRASIGSICDTFPIALLPPETANTSVLCVDQNGCCNFTTVQAAVDAVLNMSSKRSLIWINTGIYFEKVMVPRLKPNVTFQGQGYTTTAIVWNDTANSSHGTFYSGSVQVFSSNFIAKNISFMNVAPIPGPGVIGAQAVAIRIGGDQAAFWNCGFFGAQDTLHDDRGRHYFKDCYIQGSIDFIFGNGRSYYESCQMISMANPVPQGSKFVNGAVTAHGRASADENSGFAFVNCSIGGTGRVWLGRAWRPFSRVVFANTVMTDIIASEGWNDFNDPARDQTIFYGEYNCSGAGANMSARAPYVQRLNDTQASPFLNLSFIDADQWLQPY
- the LOC111810058 gene encoding probable pectinesterase 8 isoform X1, giving the protein MNHNNLLVNIALSSLVPLFLALLLVVIPTPPFLTVPDDSLSCHHHHRKPSADEEDRASIGSICDTFPIALLPPETANTSVLCVDQNGCCNFTTVQAAVDAVLNMSSKRSLIWINTGIYFEKVMVPRLKPNVTFQGQGYTTTAIVWNDTANSSHGTFYSGSVQVFSSNFIAKNISFMNVAPIPGPGVIGAQAVAIRIGGDQAAFWNCGFFGAQDTLHDDRGRHYFKDCYIQGSIDFIFGNGRSYYESCQMISMANPVPQGSKFVNGAVTAHGRASADENSGFAFVNCSIGGTGRVWLGRAWRPFSRVVFANTVMTDIIASEGWNDFNDPARDQTIFYGEYNCSGAGANMSARAPYVQRLNDTQASPFLNLSFIDADQWLQPY
- the LOC111810060 gene encoding uncharacterized protein LOC111810060: MKTNRPLIAAEPAMNLGDVCDEICSLIREGLRVVAARQTNEEHNSKFNQFFVCQPPWFGEDTDPLVAKRWVLGLENIFDCIGCSDEQNVSFACLRLKDSALSWWIVSKRYLNADGAAVTWEKFKDLFYKRYFPSWLKHEKHRELWKLGQGNRTVIEYDEEFITLSSLVSELNPDDSLEARLFYEGLRPDISRQLCFTDNVSYSDLRNSALLVEQCLNRKDV
- the LOC111810057 gene encoding oxygen-dependent coproporphyrinogen-III oxidase, chloroplastic — its product is MPSTAIFSPSCSSSAPFTPFAFSPSSSSSSKAFLAVTTRKPFGFHFANLKKKSLFSRKNFTMAVSIEKETPIAVRPDTFLTEYDEATGGISSGSSSIRARFEKMIRDAQDSVCKAIEEADGGGKFKEDVWSRPGGGGGISRVLQDGAVWEKAGVNVSVVYGVMPPDAYRAAKAAAGDHKPGPIPFFAAGISSVLHPKNPFAPTLHFNYRYFETDAPKDVPGAPRQWWFGGGTDLTPSYIFEEDVKHFHSVQKSACDKFDPSFYPRFKKWCDDYFYIKHRGERRGLGGIFFDDLNDYDQEMLLSFATECANSVVSAYIPIIERRKDTPFTEQNKAWQQLRRGRYVEFNLVYDRGTTFGLKTGGRIESILVSLPLTARWEYDHKPEEGSEEWKLLDACINPKEWI